GAGGCCCATTATAATTAATTCTCTTTCCAAACCCACCATATAGAGAAAGGAAACCgccctggccagcagtgggAGGGCTGCTGCGATTGGGTTTCGCCCTCTTTGTAGGGAAACTGAGTCACGGGGAGCGCTGTGGGGTGGGTGAAGGCTGGGAAAGGCGAATCCTGTCCTGCCTTTGTTTGGGACGGGGCTTTTGGGCTAAATCCACCTACCACCAGTCCTCTGGGGATAGAAGTGGGGTGAACCAGAGcatggctgcagccagcagcccccagaaGTGAGGGGATTTGGGGCGGGGTGGCCACAACCCAGGGGCAGGGCGCTGAGCCGCCACATGGGGCATTTCCCCAGCTCGTGGGGTGAAAGGATGGGGGAAAGGGGATGGGGGTGACGTGGGTcccatccccagccctgtcACCCCATCCACGTGCACCAatggtggtcttttttttttttttttgcgggggGCGGGATTAGCAGTGGCCCCAAAGAGAAGCCAAAAGAAGCTCTGGCAGCCACCCGGACATGGGGAGGATATTTTATTGGGCTCGGCGTGGTACTGGGGGACACGCGGTGGCCACTGTCCCCTCTACAGATGCAGGGGGTGcatcttggggggggggagcaggagggacaCCCCCATGTCCATCAGCATCCCGGGAGAGAAGCAGCATCCCCGAGCCCTGTCCCGCTGGGGTGGGATGCCCGCATCCGACGCAGACGCTGGCTGGCGATGCTCCGGCTGGGATAAAGGATGATTTTCCAGCCCAGGACGGTGGAGAGAAGGCAGTGAGGGgatggaggggctgggggccacTACGGCCTCGGTTCCCtatgaagaaacaaaggaaaaaataaaataaaataaaataaaataaaataaaataaaataaaataaaataaaaaggcaccGTGAACGTTGATGTTTCCAACCACCAGCACATGTTGAGACGAGGGTAATGAGAAATTTGGGGTCCCATTGCCAAGGAGATGGTGGCCCCCCTGGTCCGAGGATTTCCCTGCACATGGGGTTGGGCACAAAATGGCATCCCGGCAAGTTACCTGCAGGCCGGGGATGAAGGTCACTTCTCCGTCATCATCCTCACGAACTCCTCGTAGTTGACCTGCCCGTCGTTGTTGCAGTCAGCCTCCTTGATCATCTCGTCCACCTCCTCGTCCGTCAGCTTCTCGCCCAGGTTGGTCATGACGTGCCGCAGCTCCGCCGCGCTGATGTAGCCGTTGCCGTCCTTGTCGAAGACGCGGAAGGCCTCGCGGATCTCCTCCTCGCTGTCCGAGTCCCTCATCTTCCTCGCCATCAGCGAGAGGAACTCGGGGAAGTCGATGGTGCCGCTGCCGTCGGCGTCCACCTCGCCCACCATGTCCTGCAGCTCCGCCTCGGTGGGGTTCTGCCCCAGCGAGCGCATGACGGTGCCCAGCTCCTTGGTGGTGATGCAGCCGTCGCCGTCCCGGTCGAAAAGGGAAAAAGCCTCCTTGAACTCGGCGATCTGCTCCTCCGACAGCCGCTCGGCCATGGCGTCCCGCGCTCCCCGCTCGCACGCGGCTCTGCCCCGGCACGCAGCGCTGGCGGGGAGGCACGGATGGGGCCTCCTCCCTCCGTCCTCCCTCtcccggaggaggaggaggaggaaaaggaggagctGAGGCCCGCAGGGAGCTCCTTGCTCGTACAGGCCCAGGCAGAGCCCGGTTGCCGATGCTGACGGGGACCTGAGTCAGCCGTGACGCCTCATCCGGGCTCCCCGTGAACACCTGTGTGGCCCCCGGGGAGCTGAGGTGGCCGCGCAGCAGGTGAGTCGCGGCATGAGGCTCATGCCCTGGTTATTCAGGGGTTAGCCCCAGGCTGAGTGAGGGTTCACCACCTCGTAACATCCTGCTTTCGGTTTTTGCTCATCTCTCACGGCAGCGTGTGCAGTGGGGTTCAGAAACACGTGGTGATGAGGTCAGTTTTGCTGTCCATCCATCTGTG
This genomic window from Cygnus olor isolate bCygOlo1 chromosome 1, bCygOlo1.pri.v2, whole genome shotgun sequence contains:
- the LOC121064426 gene encoding calmodulin, striated muscle, with the protein product MAERLSEEQIAEFKEAFSLFDRDGDGCITTKELGTVMRSLGQNPTEAELQDMVGEVDADGSGTIDFPEFLSLMARKMRDSDSEEEIREAFRVFDKDGNGYISAAELRHVMTNLGEKLTDEEVDEMIKEADCNNDGQVNYEEFVRMMTEK